The DNA window CTGGTTGGATGGGGATTTTTAACCGACAAACCAGctattttttgttggtaAGTTGATAATTTGGGCGTACTTGTATCAGATAGTAACTGCAACCCTGGCGCCTCTAATGGTGTAGCAGAGAACCCGAGTAACAACACAGTACCCGTCCATGCGACCACATTCAACCCGTATGATATAATTAGCAGCGCAATAGAAATAGTAGCCACATAGTTACCATAATCTGTGAACTGCAAAGTTATTGGGTAGCATAATAGATAAGAAGTGTAGGCCAGTGTGATGATGGGCGTCTTAGTTTTGTATCTAATGTCAGTATTGTTCTTCGTATTGAAGGTGGTGCACAACGCTGTAACAGTCAGCAACGTAGAAAAACAGAGCACCAAATACCACAGAGGAAGAGAATTGCTCTCGACATGAGTGTGGTGCGAATGGGGGATGCTCTCAACAATATCCGCATGCTGATCATGATTACCGTTCTCGACAAACAGGACAATGACTTCTTCAAGAATATGGAAGATCAAATCGAGTCCAACGAAACAGAGGGATACAGCAAATCCAAAAGACAAGAGGACATCAATACGATTGAGCCCGAATGGATAAGTTATCGTACCCGTGCCCCAGACCTCAAATTGAGACAATATATCAACCACTATGATAGTTAATGAGCCAAGAATGTCATATACGATGAAATGAGACAACGTCAAGAAGTTACCCCACTCATGCCTCTGGCCAAGATGGAAGATCACCATACAAAGCACTGCCTGCAGCAACGTAAGTCCTAGTTGTAGGTGATGTATAGGCCACTTCATGTTCATATGCAAGTCCGATAGATCCGGAATCGGCAATGACTTGGCAATGTTCAGCGGCACCTTGACCTCCGGCTCCTGAAAGAAATTCATAGATACAGAGGAGTGCTTATAGCGATGACCCCTACGGAACGAAGCTCTAGAACTAGAAGACGTTGGAGGCTGTAACGACGAAGACGAGAAATTGAATGGCGCCCCGTCCATTATTAAAGACCcccgctgctgctgctgacCCTTCGCAACCCCCTGATCAGGCGACGGCGAGTGCGTCCTCATCACCGGAGGCAGCTTGGGCTGCGGAATATACTTCCACGCCTGTGCattattcaaattcaaCGAGTTCCGCTTGCTACTCCCACTACCCGACCCGGGGGCACCAGGCATCCCCACCTCCCAGCTCGTACTATTACTCTCCCCCCCACTCACATCCCCACCAAAAGTAAACCCCTTATTCATCACCAAAGAACTAGATGAATCGTTCGCCCCACCCAGCGAATACAACGAAACCGCCTGCCGCAACGGACTATTATTACACGGCTCCTCCGCAAGAGGCGGCGTGTCCTCCTCAACAATCCGATTCATCTTCCTAGGCGGCGTCTGCACCACCTCCTCAACCAACGCCTCCGTCTGTTCCTCTTTATTACTAACTTTCAGCATACGATCCACCACGACTGCACCAATGTTCTTACTCTCAACCTCGTAGAAACTTTCCTCTAGACCACACCTTTAGCAACACCAAAACTGTCTCTTTGCCTCTTTTTTGTATGAAGACAGTTTGATAAACGATGATGCCCTTTTTTTTATACCGCTTCTGAGCATATAGAAAGCAGCCCTCCACTCCAAACTGCTGTCTAATCCACGGACCACTGGCAACACTCTCACTGGATCTTACGGCTTGGTATACTTACCTCACTGGACGTCCTTCGGCCTAAGTGGCGTTTTATTGCACAACAGGTCTGGGTCACGTGACCCAGCACGTGACACATGGGTCACGTGCCTTTCCCGATCAGGCAACTCCATAATGGGTCGGTGGCAAATGGCATAATCACCACTTTCCGCCAGAGGGGGCGTATAAACTGAATAAGCTTCTCTGGTACATCTTCGTAAACAGAAGAGGAAAAAATGCAGAAACATCACAACAAATAAACACACATCGGGTGTCTGGTACAACACGGGAAGAGGTTGAGGAGTTGcttgtttgtttgtataAGGCAGGTTTGTTGCGGGTATCAAACAGGAGGAGCAAAGAGCAGTAAAGGGCAAAGGTTTTTGAGCAAGAAGAGAACGAGAACGGTAGAGAGAGTGGCGAAGAGCAGAGAAGAGCAGAGAAGAGCAGAGCAGGGTGGGTAATAATTTAGTTATAGTATAAAAACAAGGTTCAGGGAAGAGAGAGACAGCGAGTGAGAGGGTACTAAAGGGAGACGGATAAAAGAGAGAGTAGAACAGGACGGTAGttttaattgaaaagttggaagaCGCTGTTTAGAAGACTCTCCTTTCCTTGTCAAGCAAGGgctttcttttattttggagtatttttttatttttgtagTAGGTTTATTGGGAGTGTAGGGGAGAAATACACTCGGCGAGAGAGTTTTAAGTGGGACGACCCAGCAGCAGGCAGGGGGGTTCAGAAGGTAGAGGGTTTGTTTTCGTTGGGACTGTTTGGAGCGACAGAGGCGGGGGATAGGCCAGGGGATATTGGGGAGGATGAGGGAGGTGGGGGCGCTAAGAGAGTTGAGTTGAGGGGCTCGGGGATAGCAGAGGAGCGTTGCAGCGGGATGGTGCATATGTCGAATGTTCTTCGGATGTCTCTGGAGAGGTTCCAAAAGGAGCCGTTGGAGGAGAACAGGGATTATGTGGTACTGCAGCAGGCTCGGGACCACGCGGCAGGACAGCTGCCTGACTTGCGGTATCTTTCAAAGCAGATGCAACAGCTTTATCAGCAGTTGGACAAGACAAGGAATTACCAAGAGTTTGTAGACGTTCTGATGAAGAACAAGCCTTTGTTGCGTGAGATATTTACCTTGGAGAAGATGTCACAGCGAGCTGCCGTTTCCCCGAAGATCAATTGGCGTAAATATGGGTTAGACGTGGAGGAGTACCTGATAGAAAACCACAGAGAGGCATTAGGCGAGGATTGTGGCTGGGCGTTCAATGATGATGATtgaattaaaaacaacaacaaaaaaaaagaagtgTATGGAGATGACCAGAggtatatattaattattctggttttgttattattattttactttttGCCTTGGCTGGAGGCCATTGAAGGTTGTGTTGGGCGGgggttttttgtttggagGAAAGAGGTATGTGCGATGACGCAATGTAAATAGTCTAATAATAGAGGTTTTATGGTGTTTGAGAGATGAGGAAATCCGTATACTATCTACCTGCCTGCCTGCTTTCCTACTTCCCCGCTTGTattggtttttggttttttggtGAACCTGTCCGATGTGCCCTTCTCTGACCTATTGCTATATTGGAAGCTGCAAATATGGGATTTCCAATGTTTTGAAGACGGGATAATAGTGGACCCTGCATATTATTTGACTTGCTTTGCCGGATTGGAGCGAATACTCGTCTTTACTTTATGCAGCCATGCGAGAAGATAGAGGAAGAGAAAACGGTACTTCTTCGACCTGTGTATAGATTATTAAAACCGGAACATGTACCAACTCTTTTTTTCCCTTGGTATgacagatatatatatattatcgACCTGGTGTGTATATACGTATATCCACCTGGTTTCTAGCTTGAGTGTAATGGACATTATGTATGAATGATTTTAAATTCTAAAACTGACATAAAAAAGATGCTTAAAAATTTAACATCCTGGCGAAAAGGGGAACAAACCACAGCAGAGAACGCCTACTTCCACCTATTTGGGACCTTAGAAGCTTCACTATATCAGTTTTTGACTCTGCAGTTATGTTCAGAGCTACTTTTAAGCCGCTGGTCTTATATAGAACTTCAACTCGTTGTCAATCTACAGTTAAGCAGTTAACTTCCTTTAAAGACTTTGAAACTGCAATTTCTAACAAGAAATTATCCTTGATTGACTTCTATGCCACATGGTGCGGGCCTTGTAAAGCAATCTCCCCCCATATTGCTAACCTAAGCCAAGAATTTAAAGATATAAACTTTTACAAAGTCGATGTTGATGAGAATCCAGATATTGCACGCCATTGTAGGATTACTGCGATGCCAACATtcgttttttttcaaagtgGTGATAATTTAGGAAAAGTTGTTGGCGCTGATCCTAAAGGCATCAAAGAAGGGTTAATAAGATTTGCCAAGTCAAACTAACGGCTATATACATTCGCCCGTCAATCTGTATTGCATATATACTACATTTATATACATCTGAAAGGATTGCCAAGATGGTTCTTTAGGTGTTTCACTGTCTGTATATGTGGTGAAGCtttaattgaaaattttagaTTTTTCCAGAAACCAACAAACTTCTTCACCAAATCGATGAACTACAGATTCCCTGTATAATGGTTGTTAGAGAAGATGTCGTTGAAGTTTTCTGCAAAATTGGCTACTTTGATTGGAAAGACTGCTccagaagaaatatattcGTACAAACCTGGTAGATTACTCCGAATAGGACCATGGTTTCTCTTTGCGACGTTTTTTGGATATGGAATTTCGTTTGCTGATTGGTCATTATCAACATCTTTTAAGTTATACAAAGAGAAGGAGGAGTTGGGTAATGATAATCAAGATCATGATGTGCCGTGGTATGCGTCAGATAGGTTGTctttttttggaagaattaCAGCCTCTGTTCTTTTGTCATCTATTCCCTTCGCGCTATGCATAAGTGCGTTATACTTCCCATCGCGTGTTGTCACCAAAATACGCTATATCCCAGGGATGAAACCGCAGTGTCAACTGACTAGAAACGCATTATTTGGGGGGGACGTGACTTATGTTGCTCCTTTGAAAAGCATACGACGGGGGCCTCGTACCCGGGTGTACACTGGTGTGGGCGAACAAGGTGTGGACGACAAGTCAACGTTTGCATTTCTTCTAACAGATGTTACAAAACCGTTCTTACAACGCCAGTTTATTGTTAATCGGACGGGCAACTTTTGGAGGAACGACGGACGTATTATCGATTCTTTATTTAGTGATGACAGTGTTGCAGATTTACAATCACGTGAAGTTAAGCCGGCTACTGTGATAAAGAAGGATTCTAGTATTCTTGATAACATGATAATCCAATCTGGCAAGCGTACTAAGCTTCATGGAATCAAATCCAAAGACATTGTGATGAAGAAATCgtaaaaaaagaagaagatattagGATAACTTTAGGTCTTATACTGATTTTACGTGTGTACCTATATGTACATagtcattttttgaaaagtcaaataaatttgaaacaTGGAGGGCTGTGGTGGATTGCATTCTTTGCCTCGAAACCTTTCTACATTACAAGAATCCAAAGAATTTCAGTAGGTAGTCAAACGCCAGCCCAGCAGTAAAGTAGTAACCATTGGTTGAACAAGCGTTGAAATGTTTCCAACAATCCCTTGGGTCATCTAGATCTACCTTACGAACAATGCTGAACATCCTATAACCAAAAATACCCAGCCCTGCGAGAAATCCTGGACCAGCAATCAGTCCACTGTTCAAGCCTACTAAAGCGAATAGTCCGAATTGCGCTGCTGTCATACCAGTGATAATCGCTCTGGATTTGTTGCCCCACTTCAGAGCAGTAGACTTAACACCCGCTTTCAGGTCGAATTTCTTATCCTGATGTGCATATATTGTATCATATGTCATGCACCACAGAAAGCTACCAAGGTACAGTGGAATCATACTAGAAAAGTCAATCAAGCCTATCGCTGGAAAGCCTATTAACGCGCCCCAATTGATACATGCCGATAGCACCACTTGTGGATAATAGGTGAATCTTTTAAAGAGAGGATACGCGCAAATCAAAGGGAATGATGCCATACCAAGCCACAAACAGTCTGCCGGCAATTGAAGGAGTAAGCCCACTCCAACAAGTGTCTGAGCAGCGAAAAATATGGATGCGTTCTTAGCACTAACACGCCCACTAGCGATAGGTCTCTCCACGGTGCGAATCACCTGAGAATCCATCTTACGATCCAAAAGATCATTAATAGTGCAACCAGCACCCCTTATCACCAAAGAACCCGCCCccaaaacaacaagagTATATAAAGTTGTTGACAGAGGAACCAACGCCTCTGCAGCTCCAATCAAAACAGCCCATGTAGCTGGAACAAAAACGAACAGCGTTCCAACTGGCTTCTCTAGCCGCATTAGCTCCGCATATGGAATCACCGAAGCCGGCAACCTTGAGATATATGGGCCAAGAGCTTTCAATCTATTCTTTTGAGCCTGTTTTAAGTCATCTGCAGCAAAGATTGGACGTTTTTCTGAAACCAATGTCGTGGAAAAGCGGATTGATGAGGCCACACAGCGACTCAAACTAGTCACCTTTGAGGCCTGCCTCttaagaataatattgcTGCGTAATATTGGATAATTCATTGATCGATTTATTGGCTCGAACAACTATAATAAGATGAGTTAGGATTATTCACAGAACCAAAAGTATTTAACGTTTAAATCTGTAGCATATCagtaattttaatttgaaaaataaaattttaaattaCCAATCAAAATTCTTGCGGCAGCAAATCAGTGATAGTACAccataataaatatcaatatttaaGATCTTTTGATTTGGTTGAAGGGAATCGATTACGACTAAATCATATAGTTCTTAATACAAGAAGAAGCCTGGGTCACCTTAAAAATGACAATTTATGTTGCCACCACTACTGCTCCGGTTAATATTGCTGTATGttattttacaattttacctcagcagcaacagctaAGAATACTAACTTATTAACATGCTAATCTAGACCCTTAAGTACTGGGGTAAGCGGGATACTGCGTTAAATTTGCCCACCAATTCTTCTATCTCTGTCACTTTAGCTCAAGATGACTTGCGAACCTTAACTTCTGCTGCTACTGGGCCTGAGTTTGTTGAAGACAAATTGTGGCTGAACGGGGAAATCGAATCACTTCAGAGTCCAAGATCGCAGCAGTGTCTTCAGGACTTGCGTATTTTGAGAGAACATATGGAGGTTCAGGACCCTTCTTTACCGCCTTTTTCTAAATGGAAGTTGCATATTGTCTCTGAGAACAACTTCCCAACTGCAGCCGGTTTGGCATCTTCTGCAGCCGGGTTTGCCGCTTTGGTTATGGCTGTTGCAAGGTTGTATCAA is part of the Eremothecium cymbalariae DBVPG#7215 chromosome 2, complete sequence genome and encodes:
- the ZRG17 gene encoding Zn(2+) transporter ZRG17 (similar to Ashbya gossypii AGL227W), giving the protein MLKVSNKEEQTEALVEEVVQTPPRKMNRIVEEDTPPLAEEPCNNSPLRQAVSLYSLGGANDSSSSLVMNKGFTFGGDVSGGESNSTSWEVGMPGAPGSGSGSSKRNSLNLNNAQAWKYIPQPKLPPVMRTHSPSPDQGVAKGQQQQRGSLIMDGAPFNFSSSSLQPPTSSSSRASFRRGHRYKHSSVSMNFFQEPEVKVPLNIAKSLPIPDLSDLHMNMKWPIHHLQLGLTLLQAVLCMVIFHLGQRHEWGNFLTLSHFIVYDILGSLTIIVVDILSQFEVWGTGTITYPFGLNRIDVLLSFGFAVSLCFVGLDLIFHILEEVIVLFVENGNHDQHADIVESIPHSHHTHVESNSLPLWYLVLCFSTLLTVTALCTTFNTKNNTDIRYKTKTPIITLAYTSYLLCYPITLQFTDYGNYVATISIALLIISYGLNVVAWTGTVLLLGFSATPLEAPGLQLLSDTSTPKLSTYQQKIAGLSVKNPHPTSARLGLQRLSDNYEPTVLKARIIELIEQLPHFKINCSFNYSDLVISKVNFDLFIVLLKLNMNGGSNEEELDLRLAIHNCIKTLFSKAETTIEIERV
- the AHC2 gene encoding Ahc2p (similar to Ashbya gossypii AGL228C), which encodes MSNVLRMSLERFQKEPLEENRDYVVLQQARDHAAGQLPDLRYLSKQMQQLYQQLDKTRNYQEFVDVLMKNKPLLREIFTLEKMSQRAAVSPKINWRKYGLDVEEYLIENHREALGEDCGWAFNDDD
- the TRX3 gene encoding Trx3p (similar to Ashbya gossypii AGL229C) is translated as MFRATFKPLVLYRTSTRCQSTVKQLTSFKDFETAISNKKLSLIDFYATWCGPCKAISPHIANLSQEFKDINFYKVDVDENPDIARHCRITAMPTFVFFQSGDNLGKVVGADPKGIKEGLIRFAKSN
- the MRX15 gene encoding Mrx15p (similar to Ashbya gossypii AGL230C), with translation MSLKFSAKLATLIGKTAPEEIYSYKPGRLLRIGPWFLFATFFGYGISFADWSLSTSFKLYKEKEELGNDNQDHDVPWYASDRLSFFGRITASVLLSSIPFALCISALYFPSRVVTKIRYIPGMKPQCQLTRNALFGGDVTYVAPLKSIRRGPRTRVYTGVGEQGVDDKSTFAFLLTDVTKPFLQRQFIVNRTGNFWRNDGRIIDSLFSDDSVADLQSREVKPATVIKKDSSILDNMIIQSGKRTKLHGIKSKDIVMKKS
- the COQ2 gene encoding 4-hydroxybenzoate octaprenyltransferase (similar to Ashbya gossypii AGL231W); translation: MNYPILRSNIILKRQASKVTSLSRCVASSIRFSTTLVSEKRPIFAADDLKQAQKNRLKALGPYISRLPASVIPYAELMRLEKPVGTLFVFVPATWAVLIGAAEALVPLSTTLYTLVVLGAGSLVIRGAGCTINDLLDRKMDSQVIRTVERPIASGRVSAKNASIFFAAQTLVGVGLLLQLPADCLWLGMASFPLICAYPLFKRFTYYPQVVLSACINWGALIGFPAIGLIDFSSMIPLYLGSFLWCMTYDTIYAHQDKKFDLKAGVKSTALKWGNKSRAIITGMTAAQFGLFALVGLNSGLIAGPGFLAGLGIFGYRMFSIVRKVDLDDPRDCWKHFNACSTNGYYFTAGLAFDYLLKFFGFL